The genomic window AACATCGGGGCTTGTCGAAAAAGCCAGCCGAGGCAAAAACAGTGGCTCAAAAGCCGAGTAAAACCAAACCTAGATTGCACAAGAAAGCAGATTCCATTGGAAACGGAAAATAACCTCCGAATCGGATTGCCCAGCAAGGGTCGGCTCAGCGAAATCGCAGGCGATTTGCTCGGCCAAGCCGGACTCCAGTTTCGTCGCCAATCTCGCGGACTCTTCGCACGCGTGAGTGGATTACCGATCGATTTGATCTTCCTGCGCACCGATGACATTCCGACGCTCTGCGCCGAAGGAGCCATCGACATGGGAATCACCGGCAGCGACTTGGTCGATGAAGCGGGTGGCGATGTCCAATTGCGGATGAAATTAGGAGTGGGACGCTGTCGACTTGCCGTCTGCGTTCCTGAAGACTCCCCCGTGACCTCCGCTGCCGATCTCGATGGCACGCGAATCGCCACCAGCTTTCCGGAAATCACCCAACGCTACTTGGCCGGTTTTGGTGCCAAGGCTCATCTGGTCTCGTTGACCGGCAGTGTGGAAGTGATGATCCAACTTGGCGTTGCCGATGCAATCGTCGACTTGGTTGAAACCGGCAGCACGCTGGCTGCAAATCGACTTCGTATCCTTGATGAAATTGGCTCCTACGAAACCGTCTTGATCCAAAACGACCAATGCCGCGACAAGCAAACCGCCGACCGCGTCGTGCGGCGACTCGAAGGAGTCGTGATCGCGCGAGACTACTCGCTGTTGGAATACAATATTCCTCGCCTGAAGTTGGCTGAAGCAGAAAAAATCACGCCTGGCTTTAAATCACCCACCATCAACGCGCTCGAAGACCAGGATTGGTGCAGCGTCCGAGTGATGGTTCAGCGAAAACAAATCATCGATTCCATGGAGCAGCTCGAGAAGCTCGGTGCATCGGCGATCTTTGAAACGACGTTGTCCAATTGCCGACTGTAGTCGGCGAAGCCCCATTCGCCACTTTACTGACTCCTCACTCCTGCTTCCCCTCGCTTCTCATGTCTGAATCCAACGAACTTCCCATCCAAATCGACGTCTCCTCGGTTTCAGAAATGCTTCAACGAGGCGACGATTTTTTGCTGCTCGACGTTCGTGAGGAAAACGAGTACGCGGTCGCAAAGATCACCGGCAGCACGCTGATACCAATGAGTGAAATTGGATCGCGCGTGCAAGAACTCGACGAACACAAAGACCGCTTGATTGTCGTCCATTGCCATCACGGTGGCCGTAGCCTGCAAGTGACCCAGGGATTACGCGGTCGCGGTTTTACAAAGGTACAAAACATGGACGGCGGCATTGACCTTTGGAGCCAGACCGTCGATCCGACCGTCGACCGTTACTAAACGCTCGTCCCGAGCGCCGCAATGTCATTCACTCGCGTGATTTGCTTGCAATTCCACTGCGAAATCACGGCCCACTCGCCCCGCCGCCTATTTCGCCTTGTTTGCCGAGACTGCCAAAGACAGTCTGAATTGCCCAATAAATGTCTCTTTACCGACCAGGGCATCGGGCGTTATCATCGCCAGCACTCGTCACGTTGATGTGGTCTTGCCCGCGATGAATTGAATCGTTATTCGGATTCAGTCAGGGAACGAAGACAGGGCCAATGGCGGTTGTTTTTTTGCACTTGTTCAAGGATTGAAGCAATGGGCGGAGTCCCCGTGCTACTGCTATTCGCGGCAATCGGCGTCACCTACGGCTGGCAACCCGATGGCGGTGGCGGCGTCGAATACATCATTCAAGTTCCCGCCGAACAAGTCGATCGTTTGCAGGAAACGGGCGAGATCAGCAGCGTGATTGACCCTCAGGTTCAGGGGCATGTCAGTCGCGTCGTGATCCGAGTGGGCAACCAACCTTTGCCTCGCGAAACGCCTCCCCACGTCGCTCAACTTCGTCACGAAGTCCCCGTTGCTCCAGGCGCTGCGGGCCGCGGCTCCCGCATGGCGGCAAACGACGGTTCTCGCTCGGGGATCGTTGAGACGCAATCTCGCGAACCGACTGCGTTTGACGCCAACGACCAAAATCCGATTCCCATTCCGCAGATGACCGAGCGTTCGCCGGCGCAGCCGATTCCGGGACTCAGCGCCCCTTCGACCAAGTTGGCCGGAAGCCCTACAGGAATTGGCGCGCAGGCCGAGTCGATGATGAAGCCCGACGCGAGCAATTCCGCGGCGGGGCCTGGGTTCAATTTCCCCAATTCCGCGTTGCCGCAATCACTTCAACCGCAATCACTTCAAGAGGCTGCTGAAAATGCGGCAGCCAGCGCACGCGACGGCCTCACGACCGCCGTCCAAGCGTTGGGCAACCAAACCAGAAACGAAATCGATACTGCGATCAATCGCGCTGGCCAAGGTGTCCAAGAGTCCGCTTCGGGGTTGGCCGATCGCGCTAACGACGCATTGCGCAACGGCTTTAACGTCGGAGGTGCCAGCGCTGCGGCCGCCGGCAACGGCCAGCCGAATGCCGCAGCCACGACCGCCAATCCACGTTCCGGCAATTTTGACGTCCCCTCATTCACCGGCTCCAGCGCCGCGGGAACGACGAACCGCAATGTGGCAGCAGCCCCCTCCACCGATCCGATGGCAGGAGGCCGTGACAAAGATTGGCGTGATTTGAACGATCCCAACCTGCGTCCCCAAGGCATCTCGTCCCCAATGCCAACCACCGATCCAATTAGCAGCTCTGCGGCCAATTCGCGATCCGCCGTCGACCCTCGCAGCCCTGCGGCGCAAGCCACCCAACCACGCATGGTAACCAACCCCGCGACCGGCACGAGCTCTAACATGGGGCTGGGAACCTCCTCGACGTTCGGCAGACCCCCCGAAGCCTTGAACCCGTCGCGCCCCAATAGCAACGACACCGCCAGCAATGATCTGCAAGCGTACCAGCAGCGGCAGCAATACGAAAAAGAACAATTCGAACGCGCCCAATACCAGCGTGACCAAGCTGCACGCGCTCAATCAAATTTGCCTCCTTCGGCTCCCGCCTCCAGCCCGTTCGCTCAAGGAACCGCCAGTCCCTACAACGCAGCGGAGCAAAACAACCGGCCGTTGGACCGTAATCCAAACGACCGCAATTTGACGCAGGCCTCTAATTTTGACGCAGCCGCAACGTCGGCGATCGCAAATGGAGACCCCCGAGTTTCGCCCAACGATGCCGGAATGCCGCCGGGCGCTTGGAGCGTCGACGCCTACGGTCGCTACATCGACCGTGAAGGGCGATTGCTTGATCGCTTCGGCCGTCTTCTTCCCAATCAAAACGCCCCCGTCGCCCCTAACCCTCGGCTCGCAGAACAGACTCCGGCAACCGCGACACCTTCGCCACGCGAACCCATGAATTACGGAACGAATCCCAATGGTTCCAATGGATCGCAAGGAAACCCAGGCAATTTTGCTGGGATGCCGAACGCCCCCGTTTTAGCGTCGCAAAACGGCATGAATCCTGACAACACTCGCTCGCCATCCGACCAGGATCGTCGCTATGACGCCCGTGACGCCGCATTGGCCGCTGAGCGTGAGGCCTACCTGAAATCACAGAGCACCCCCAAGTCGTTTGCGGCACAGTCTCTGTTCAACATGCTGTTTCTGATTTCCATGGCCGGCAATCTTTACCTGGTCGTCTGGCTCAAAAACCTGCGTCACCAATTCCATGAATTGGTCGCAGCAAAACGGATGAGCCAAAACACAGGCGCGCCGGTCGTTTAATCCCATCGCGATCCTCCCGCCCAACGCTACGAAGCTTTTCTGGGTAACGAGCTTCGCCCGAGGGTGGTGATTCGCACTGGACGCCAAACCGTCCACGCTCTGGCGAGCGTAGCTACGCAAGTGAAACTTCGGCTCATGAGACTCGCCAGCCTTCCGCAGCTGAAATTCTCGCGTCATTTTCGAGTTTGATCTTTCGCTCGCCTCGTTAGATTTGCTAACGATACGTACTAGGCCATAGGATTGGCTAGATTTCTCGCGAAGGATTGCGACCCATGAAACCGTTTGGCGTACGACTTGCCGCTGGTGCTGTTACGATTTTGCTCGGTGCACTCGCCGCAGCCCAAGCCCAAAAAGACCGCAGTGACCGACACGAATCGGACTGGACCTTGTCGGCATCGAGCATGCCCAGCCAGCTTCCTGCGCCTCTGGTGGGAATCGAGGCCGACGCGAATCAAGAATACGCTGACAACAGCGGGGCGGCAGGCCCCAGCAGTTTGTTGGCGCGCATGCCCAGCGGTTCCCTAAGCAACGCCGAACCGATCCATTCGTCTCAAGCCAACGCGAGTGGTGGCGTCGCACAGGTACAGTACACCGAACCGGCCGCAGCCGCTCCCGAATCGATGCCACTCCCCGCCTCACTCGGTGCCGCTCCGGTTGACACTCCCTCCTTTGATGCTGCTGGTATCCAAGGCGACGGCTTCGCTGGCGCTGACCCGCAAACCAATCCTGAGCCTGGAGCCGGAACGGAGGCTCCCCAACGTGACGCTCCAAGCTTCGATCCCGGCGGCTTCACCCCTCCCGGATTTGATCCCAACGTCGCTGCATCTCCAGCGGCAGCCCCCACCCAAATGCAAACGCCTGAGAATGCGGGCATCGGCTTGCCCTCCGGCCCTGCGTTCTCCGCCGCCGCTCCCATGGAATCGCCCGATTCAGGTAACGTCGCAGCGGACGCCGCGAACAATGACACCCGAAACAATGACACCCTGAACAATGGTTCCGTCGCCACGATGGGATTGCCCACCGCTGCGATGCCTCCGTCGACTGCGGGCCCACAAACCTTTGCGGCTCCGACCGACGCTGCTGGCGGGCCCAGCAGTTTTTCCGGCGAACCCAGCAATTTTTCTGGCGAGCCCAGCAACATGCTTCGCGGCAGTGGCGCCGACGTGGCGGCCAACCACGACGCCCCCGTCGCCGATAACGCTGCCCAGAATGATTTCGCACAACCCAACTTCGCGGCCCAATCGCCCGCTCCGCAAGCGACCGCGAACATGGAGCAACCGCCTGCGTATGGCCAAAACGAATACGGCCCCGCTACCGCGATGCCTGCGGCCGACATGAACGCGATGCCAACGACGGCGTCCTCTCCTGCTGCCAATAGTCCAGCCACGAATTACCCAGCCACAAATTATCCAGCCGAGTCGCCACAGACCTACGGTGGCAACGATTCGTTTGCAGGCAACCCTGTCGCAAACGAGCGGATCGCTTCGCGAACCTCGCAACCGGGAATGATGGGCACCGACCAACGCGTGCCCAAGGCGGCTCCCCAACAATTTGACGACCCCATCGCGGCACAGCCCGTACGTGTCAATCCAAACACGACGCTCGCTTCGCCAGGCGACCGCCATCTCGAAGGCGTCCAATCGCCCAGCATCGTGATCCAAAAACGCGCTCCGAGTGAAGTCAAAGTTGGCAAACCAGCTTCGTTTGTCATCCATGTCCAAAACGTTGGTTCGGTGGAAGCATTGGACGTTCAAATTCACGACCGAGTTCCTCAGGGAATGCGATTGGTGGACGCTTCGCCGCTGCCGGAACAACAAGGCGAAATCTTAGTTTGGAATCTCGGCCCCATGCCCGCCGGTGATGAACGCACCGTGACGATGCAATTGGTTCCCGAGCAAGAAGGCGAACTAGGCAGTGTCGCTCGCGTCACATTCGAGGCCGCCGCTTCGGTGCGTACGATCAGCACGCGCCCAGAACTGCGTGTCGTCCAACGTGCTCCCGAGCAGGTCTTGATCGGACAACAACTTGAAATCGAAGTCGAAGTCTCCAACCCTGGGACCGGATCCGCCACCGGCGTGGTCGTTCAAGAAGATGTTCCCGATGGACTCGAACACCCCAAGGGTAAACAACTCGACAACTTGCTAGGTGATTTGGCTCCGGGCGAAACTCGCCAACAAGTGCTCCGCATGCGAGCGGTTGCTCCGGGCAAGATTCAAAACACCATTCGCCTTGTTGCCGATGATGGATTAACCACCGAACACACCGTCAACGTTGAAATCGTCGCACCCGAGCTACAAATCGCACTCGCCGGTCCAGCGCGTCGTTTCCTCGAACGTCCTGCGACCTTCCAGCTTGAGATCGTCAACGGCGGAACCGCCGACGCCACCAATGTCGAGATCAAAGCTCAATTGGATCGTGGGTTCACCTTCGTGAGCACCGACTTCGAAGGCCAGTACGACCCCACGCAACACACCGTGTCTTGGTACCTCGAAAGTCTTCCCAAGGGTGGACGTGGTCAAGTTCCCTTGACGCTGCTTCCCGTCGAAGAAGGAAATCGCAAGATCAGTTTAGATGCCCGCGCCGATCTAGGCGTGATCGCAAAAAGCGAAAGTGCGGTCGCCGTGGACTCGCTCGCCGAGTTGACCTTCCAAATCAGCGATTCAGCGGACCCCATCGAAGTGGGCAGCGAATCAATCTACGAAATCCGCGTGAAAAACAGTGGTTCCCGCGATGACAGCAACGTTCGTGTCCAGCTGCAATTGCCGGCTGGAATCGAGCGCATCGCTTCCGATGGCGATGCCCAGGAAGACGGTCGCGGGGGTTTGTTCTTTGCTCCTAAACCCGTGCTCGCATCGAACGGCGAATTGGTTTATCGCGTTCGAGTCCGCGGCGTCGCCGAAGGCACTCACATCGTCAAGGCGATCGTGACCAGCGATCAATCGGCGGTCCCCGTCACCAAAGAAGAAAGCACAATGGTCTACGCAGACCGCTAATTCACCTGGCCCTGCGAACACCGGCAACCCAATCACAGCCCCCGTAACCCGGGGGCTGTTTTCGTTTTCCACCGGCATCACGTCGCCAACGAAGCGGGACAGCGGTGCGGGACGGCAGTGCGGGACGGCACAGCGGAGCGGGGCGGGACAGCGGAGCAAGTTGCTCAACGCGTTTTGCCCCGTCGTAGCATTCCGCAGCATTTCACGTCCTCGCGGAAACACAAAAAGGAAAACACCCTCTTACTTAGAGAGCGTTGTAAGGAACGATCGCGGAGGGCCGACTATTCAAGCCGATCCATGATCGGGTCTAAAACATCCTTTTTGATTGTCGCTAGCCAGTTTGGTGAATCGGCCGGAATTTGCTTTTCGGACTCTGGCATCTGCTTGCCATCACTGAACCGATGCTGAGTCGCCAGCACTCCAATGTTCCTCTGACGTCGATCCAACCACATCAGCGTGCCGCTCGATCCGGAGTGAGAGATCTCGTCGGCGAGCCCGTCGCTGCCTGCGGATCGAAGCGCAAAACCGAGTCCATAAAACGCGCCCGGTTGATCCCCTCGATACATCGCTTCGATCGCATCGCGAGGAATGAATTGCTTGCCATCATGGACACCGTGATTCTGATGCAACCGCAAAAACTTGCTCAAATCATCCAGTGTCGAAACAATACCGCCGCCAACGGAAACGTATTTCCCAGGAGGAATGGGAGTTTGATTCAACCTGCGTCGAAACTTTCCGTCGGACCGCCATCGCCAATAGAAATGAGCCATTTGTTCGACGGTCTGTTCGTCGGGATAGTAAGTCGAATGTGCCATTCCAAGTGGCTCGAACAACTCCGTTTGAATCGCGGTTTCCAGTAGGGTGCCAGTCGATAACTCGATGATCCGTCCCGCGATATCATATCCAATCCCGCTGTAAGCAAATTTTTTGCCGGGATTCATCCGCATCGGCATCTTGACTTCCTGAGCAACCACATCCGCTAACGTCAACCCATGACGTTGGAGCCTAACCCAGGGACGACCGCCCTCGTCATAATCGGAACGAAACCCAGCGGTATGGTTGAGACACTGACGCAGACTGGGCACGTTCGTTGGAGCCGCGTCCGACTCTAGCAACAACTCACTCATCTCGGGCAAATACGAATCGACCGGGCGATCTAGGTCCAATCGCCCCTGGGCGGCAAGCTTGACGACCAGCGTCGCAATGATGGGCTTGGAAATGGAGGCGACACGAAACGGGGTTTCCGCCGTAAAGACCTTAGCATCTTTAATATGCCGAAACCCGAAGCCTTCTTTAAACAGAGTTTCGCCGTCGTGCATTAGTAACAGAGCGCCACCAGGCACTTCACCACGCAACACGCTGTCGTCTAAATGTTTACGTAGCATGTCGCGATCTTGAGAGCGAAGGACGCCGGGCTGGGTTTTCGGGGCCGCAACATCGTCGGCTAGCAACGGGATCGATGTCACCGATAAAGCACACAGCACGACAGCAAAGTAACTCGCCACCTTCATACCACACCCGACTTCGTAACATTGCAAACGAATTGGAAACCCCCAGCGTAATCCGCTCCTAACGCAGATCCAAGTACGCTCTGTCCCTATCCTTCCCATTTGCCGTCACCTCAACACGCAAGTCGTCGGCACGCAGAAATCTCATGCAAAACCCTTGATAACGAAGCGAAATGGAGGCATGTAGGGCAGGGGGCTCGTAAGTCCCAACGACCTAAAAAACCAGCAACAATGGCAAACATGAACCGAATCGTTTCCGAACGAAGAGGCGACATCCTCCACAAATCCTCATGTCTACCGGATCCACTGCGAATGTGACTCGGCCTTCAGCAGAGGCACACCAAGGCAACGTGCCAACTCAGATTCATCCTCACGACTAACGAGCGATGGGATCGCCTATCAGCACCGCTCGTCAGTGGAACGG from Novipirellula galeiformis includes these protein-coding regions:
- a CDS encoding DUF11 domain-containing protein; this translates as MKPFGVRLAAGAVTILLGALAAAQAQKDRSDRHESDWTLSASSMPSQLPAPLVGIEADANQEYADNSGAAGPSSLLARMPSGSLSNAEPIHSSQANASGGVAQVQYTEPAAAAPESMPLPASLGAAPVDTPSFDAAGIQGDGFAGADPQTNPEPGAGTEAPQRDAPSFDPGGFTPPGFDPNVAASPAAAPTQMQTPENAGIGLPSGPAFSAAAPMESPDSGNVAADAANNDTRNNDTLNNGSVATMGLPTAAMPPSTAGPQTFAAPTDAAGGPSSFSGEPSNFSGEPSNMLRGSGADVAANHDAPVADNAAQNDFAQPNFAAQSPAPQATANMEQPPAYGQNEYGPATAMPAADMNAMPTTASSPAANSPATNYPATNYPAESPQTYGGNDSFAGNPVANERIASRTSQPGMMGTDQRVPKAAPQQFDDPIAAQPVRVNPNTTLASPGDRHLEGVQSPSIVIQKRAPSEVKVGKPASFVIHVQNVGSVEALDVQIHDRVPQGMRLVDASPLPEQQGEILVWNLGPMPAGDERTVTMQLVPEQEGELGSVARVTFEAAASVRTISTRPELRVVQRAPEQVLIGQQLEIEVEVSNPGTGSATGVVVQEDVPDGLEHPKGKQLDNLLGDLAPGETRQQVLRMRAVAPGKIQNTIRLVADDGLTTEHTVNVEIVAPELQIALAGPARRFLERPATFQLEIVNGGTADATNVEIKAQLDRGFTFVSTDFEGQYDPTQHTVSWYLESLPKGGRGQVPLTLLPVEEGNRKISLDARADLGVIAKSESAVAVDSLAELTFQISDSADPIEVGSESIYEIRVKNSGSRDDSNVRVQLQLPAGIERIASDGDAQEDGRGGLFFAPKPVLASNGELVYRVRVRGVAEGTHIVKAIVTSDQSAVPVTKEESTMVYADR
- a CDS encoding rhodanese-like domain-containing protein; this encodes MSESNELPIQIDVSSVSEMLQRGDDFLLLDVREENEYAVAKITGSTLIPMSEIGSRVQELDEHKDRLIVVHCHHGGRSLQVTQGLRGRGFTKVQNMDGGIDLWSQTVDPTVDRY
- a CDS encoding serine hydrolase domain-containing protein, whose translation is MKVASYFAVVLCALSVTSIPLLADDVAAPKTQPGVLRSQDRDMLRKHLDDSVLRGEVPGGALLLMHDGETLFKEGFGFRHIKDAKVFTAETPFRVASISKPIIATLVVKLAAQGRLDLDRPVDSYLPEMSELLLESDAAPTNVPSLRQCLNHTAGFRSDYDEGGRPWVRLQRHGLTLADVVAQEVKMPMRMNPGKKFAYSGIGYDIAGRIIELSTGTLLETAIQTELFEPLGMAHSTYYPDEQTVEQMAHFYWRWRSDGKFRRRLNQTPIPPGKYVSVGGGIVSTLDDLSKFLRLHQNHGVHDGKQFIPRDAIEAMYRGDQPGAFYGLGFALRSAGSDGLADEISHSGSSGTLMWLDRRQRNIGVLATQHRFSDGKQMPESEKQIPADSPNWLATIKKDVLDPIMDRLE
- the hisG gene encoding ATP phosphoribosyltransferase, coding for METENNLRIGLPSKGRLSEIAGDLLGQAGLQFRRQSRGLFARVSGLPIDLIFLRTDDIPTLCAEGAIDMGITGSDLVDEAGGDVQLRMKLGVGRCRLAVCVPEDSPVTSAADLDGTRIATSFPEITQRYLAGFGAKAHLVSLTGSVEVMIQLGVADAIVDLVETGSTLAANRLRILDEIGSYETVLIQNDQCRDKQTADRVVRRLEGVVIARDYSLLEYNIPRLKLAEAEKITPGFKSPTINALEDQDWCSVRVMVQRKQIIDSMEQLEKLGASAIFETTLSNCRL